A window of Limisphaerales bacterium contains these coding sequences:
- a CDS encoding polyprenyl synthetase family protein: MTTASAPLKIPRVVPQRKPRTPRENIPQTREERETILREVRHYVAEQTLVPPVPMNDLKVHADELVAALGTKEIYRDYIGILINNELWRETLAAVPFERRLLMVPKCLRVEAKCPAPFDEFGLLCKSCGLCSIQDLEYEAEKLGYAALVAEGSAIVMSLIQTGKIDAIVGVACIPVLERAFPYMEAAAVPGVAIPLLQDDCIDTAVDEDWIWDYIYLTSDDQTRRLDLSGLHDEVETWFTPESLAAIMGESEGETEAIGRAWLARAGKRWRPFLSVAAYQALRDDATESVSDDLKKIAIAVECFHKASLIHDDIEDEDAERYGEKTLHEEYGLAVALNVGDLLIGEGYRLIGETKLSAEQRAAMLQVAANGQRHLCRGQGAELVWQRNPEPLKSVQVLEIFRQKTAPAFEVALRLGSIAADLGKYGEVSEVLGEYSKNLGIAYQIRDDLSDLGESGDTNDLASLRPTLLLAVAHEKAKGEQKAQLAEVWRRQLPEGVTFAQIEQWYLDLKAVKRAEDLQLTYKELAIRSLTDLENANLKGLLRRVIGKIFNDTVVKGWCSEVQEISELEKVRAQNSNGTATVSP, encoded by the coding sequence ATGACCACCGCCAGCGCGCCATTGAAAATTCCTCGAGTCGTTCCGCAGCGAAAGCCGCGGACGCCGCGCGAGAATATCCCCCAAACCCGCGAGGAACGCGAAACCATCCTGCGCGAGGTGCGGCATTATGTGGCCGAGCAAACCCTCGTGCCACCGGTGCCGATGAACGACCTCAAAGTGCACGCGGACGAATTGGTCGCCGCGCTCGGCACCAAGGAAATTTACCGCGACTACATCGGCATCCTCATCAACAACGAACTCTGGCGCGAAACGCTCGCCGCCGTGCCCTTCGAACGCCGCCTGTTGATGGTTCCCAAATGCCTCCGCGTGGAAGCCAAGTGCCCCGCGCCTTTTGATGAGTTTGGGTTGCTTTGCAAAAGCTGCGGACTGTGCAGCATTCAGGATTTGGAATACGAGGCGGAGAAGCTCGGCTACGCGGCGCTCGTCGCCGAGGGCAGCGCAATCGTGATGAGCCTCATTCAAACCGGCAAGATTGACGCCATCGTCGGCGTGGCGTGCATCCCCGTGCTCGAGCGCGCGTTCCCGTACATGGAAGCGGCGGCCGTGCCGGGCGTGGCCATTCCGTTGCTGCAGGATGATTGCATCGACACCGCAGTCGATGAGGATTGGATTTGGGATTACATTTACCTCACCAGCGACGACCAAACGCGCCGGTTGGATTTGAGCGGGCTGCACGACGAAGTGGAAACGTGGTTCACACCCGAATCGCTCGCCGCCATTATGGGCGAGAGCGAAGGCGAAACCGAAGCCATCGGCCGCGCTTGGCTCGCGCGCGCCGGCAAACGCTGGCGGCCTTTCCTCAGCGTGGCGGCGTATCAAGCACTGCGCGATGATGCCACGGAATCCGTTTCCGATGACCTCAAAAAAATCGCCATTGCCGTCGAGTGTTTCCACAAAGCCTCGCTCATCCACGACGACATCGAGGATGAAGACGCCGAACGTTACGGCGAAAAAACATTGCACGAAGAATACGGCCTCGCCGTGGCGCTCAACGTCGGCGATTTACTCATCGGCGAAGGCTACCGCCTCATCGGTGAAACGAAACTTTCCGCCGAACAACGCGCCGCGATGCTGCAAGTAGCCGCCAACGGCCAGCGCCATCTCTGCCGCGGCCAAGGCGCCGAACTGGTTTGGCAGCGCAATCCCGAGCCGCTCAAGTCCGTGCAGGTGCTCGAAATTTTCCGCCAAAAAACTGCGCCCGCATTTGAGGTTGCCCTCCGGCTCGGCTCCATTGCCGCCGACCTCGGCAAGTACGGGGAAGTTTCCGAAGTGCTCGGCGAGTACAGCAAAAACCTCGGCATCGCCTATCAAATCCGTGACGACCTCTCCGACCTCGGCGAGTCCGGCGACACCAACGACCTCGCCAGCCTGCGCCCCACACTGCTGCTCGCCGTCGCGCACGAAAAAGCCAAGGGCGAGCAAAAGGCGCAGCTCGCTGAAGTGTGGCGGCGGCAGTTGCCCGAGGGCGTCACCTTCGCGCAAATCGAGCAATGGTACCTCGACCTCAAAGCCGTGAAACGCGCCGAGGATTTGCAGCTCACTTACAAAGAACTGGCCATCCGTTCACTGACCGATCTGGAAAACGCCAACCTCAAAGGCCTTCTCCGCCGAGTGATCGGCAAAATTTTCAACGACACCGTCGTCAAAGGCTGGTGCAGCGAAGTCCAGGAAATCAGCGAACTGGAAAAAGTCCGCGCCCAAAACAGCAATGGCACGGCGACTGTGAGTCCCTGA
- a CDS encoding cobalamin biosynthesis protein P47K yields MIGGFLGAGKTTSVAALAQHLTDASRTVGLITNDQGRELVDTAMLRAKGFATEEIPGGCFCCRFNSLVDAAAKLTESTRPDVFIAEPVGSCTDLVATVTYPLSRIYGDEFSIAPLSVLVDPIRASRIFGLNRFKEGGQFSEKVIYIYRKQLEEADLIVINKTDLLEPDTLVALTKKLTEEFPNAEVLHISARTGEGLEEWFARITDAEQIARAVMEVDYERYAEGEALLGWLNATVQLRATDSFEAQSVLQQFAADIQRQLSKASAEIAHLKMTLSPDASLDGQVAIINLVRNDFVPELSADLDAPIDSAQLIINLRAEADPNTLKAAVETALTNAPKTLTATLDHLEHFRPGKPEPTHRITDLT; encoded by the coding sequence ATGATTGGCGGATTCCTCGGTGCGGGGAAAACCACCAGCGTGGCTGCGCTGGCGCAGCATTTAACTGACGCCAGCCGCACCGTCGGCCTCATCACCAATGACCAAGGCCGCGAGCTGGTCGATACCGCGATGCTGCGTGCGAAGGGGTTTGCGACAGAGGAAATTCCCGGCGGCTGTTTTTGTTGCCGGTTCAATTCACTCGTCGATGCCGCCGCCAAACTCACCGAAAGCACCCGGCCGGATGTATTCATCGCCGAACCCGTCGGCAGTTGCACCGATTTAGTGGCCACGGTCACTTATCCGTTGAGCCGAATTTATGGTGATGAATTCAGCATCGCGCCGTTGAGCGTTTTGGTGGACCCCATCCGCGCCTCGCGTATTTTCGGCCTCAATCGTTTCAAAGAAGGTGGCCAGTTTTCTGAAAAGGTCATTTACATTTACCGCAAACAACTCGAGGAAGCCGACCTCATCGTCATCAACAAAACCGATCTGCTCGAGCCGGACACACTCGTTGCGCTCACCAAAAAACTCACCGAAGAATTCCCCAACGCCGAAGTCCTTCACATCTCCGCCCGCACTGGCGAGGGCTTGGAGGAATGGTTCGCCCGCATCACCGACGCCGAGCAAATTGCCCGCGCCGTGATGGAAGTGGACTACGAACGCTACGCCGAAGGCGAAGCTCTGCTCGGCTGGCTCAACGCCACCGTGCAGCTCCGCGCGACCGACTCCTTCGAAGCCCAGTCCGTGCTGCAACAATTCGCGGCGGACATCCAAAGGCAACTCAGCAAAGCCTCAGCCGAAATCGCCCACCTCAAAATGACCCTCAGCCCCGATGCGAGCCTCGATGGCCAAGTCGCCATCATCAACCTCGTCCGCAATGATTTCGTCCCCGAACTCTCCGCTGACCTCGATGCCCCCATCGACAGCGCCCAACTCATCATCAACCTCCGCGCCGAAGCCGACCCCAACACACTAAAAGCCGCTGTCGAAACCGCCCTCACCAACGCCCCAAAAACCCTCACCGCCACCCTCGACCATCTCGAACACTTCCGCCCCGGCAAACCCGAACCCACGCATCGCATCACCGACCTCACCTGA
- a CDS encoding glycine cleavage system protein H translates to MAPENKTLLFKRVHFATRLPVDCVYSPSHFWARETGEGVWRVGFTKFATRMLGEMVDHGFEVKAGAPIEPGQILGWVEGFKAISDVYGFCAGELIGTNPALQTNIALINKKPYANGWLYEARGTLDNKCVDAEGYAAILNQTIDKMLEQQKAGE, encoded by the coding sequence ATGGCTCCGGAAAACAAAACTCTGCTGTTCAAGCGCGTCCATTTTGCAACGCGTTTGCCGGTGGACTGTGTTTACAGCCCATCGCATTTCTGGGCGCGGGAAACGGGTGAGGGCGTGTGGCGCGTGGGATTTACAAAATTTGCCACGCGGATGCTCGGTGAAATGGTGGACCACGGTTTCGAGGTGAAGGCCGGTGCGCCGATTGAGCCGGGGCAAATTCTTGGATGGGTCGAGGGCTTCAAGGCGATCTCGGATGTGTATGGATTTTGCGCGGGGGAATTGATTGGCACCAACCCCGCGCTGCAAACCAACATCGCGCTCATTAACAAAAAGCCTTACGCCAACGGCTGGCTTTATGAGGCACGCGGCACGCTCGATAACAAATGCGTGGACGCCGAGGGCTACGCCGCTATCCTCAACCAAACCATCGACAAAATGCTCGAGCAACAAAAGGCAGGCGAATGA
- a CDS encoding ferredoxin family protein: protein MAIADETTLRIVLYEGEGAATLDAAERGSTLTALLGKGYAVTCAGEGAVAPADDSALLVLGRFENGQAPEAEDANGNVAIRFRDIDGLDSEGITALVETERASSNAAQHGEWKPWFPVIDYDRCTNCMQCLSFCLFDVYGVDDEQEIQVQNNDNCKTNCPACSRVCPEAAIMFPKYKSGPINGDVVSDGELNREKMKIDISALLGGDVYQMLRDRSQRSRSRFSKERSSDKALGERTKCLTKLAAEADIDIPLEVLQSLPSADEIAQKSAAANAKAQAVLDARESG, encoded by the coding sequence ATGGCGATTGCTGACGAAACCACTTTGCGCATCGTCCTTTATGAGGGCGAGGGTGCGGCGACTTTGGATGCGGCGGAACGTGGCTCGACATTGACGGCGTTGTTAGGGAAGGGCTATGCGGTCACTTGCGCGGGCGAGGGCGCGGTGGCGCCGGCGGATGACAGCGCGCTGTTGGTGCTCGGGCGTTTTGAAAATGGCCAGGCACCGGAGGCGGAGGATGCCAACGGTAATGTTGCGATCCGGTTTCGCGATATTGATGGGCTCGACTCGGAAGGCATCACGGCGTTGGTGGAGACGGAACGCGCGTCCTCCAATGCCGCGCAGCACGGCGAGTGGAAGCCTTGGTTTCCGGTCATCGATTACGACCGCTGCACCAACTGCATGCAGTGTCTTTCGTTTTGTTTGTTCGATGTGTACGGCGTGGATGATGAGCAGGAAATCCAGGTACAGAACAACGACAACTGCAAAACCAACTGCCCCGCCTGCAGCCGCGTGTGCCCCGAGGCGGCCATCATGTTTCCGAAATACAAAAGCGGCCCCATCAATGGCGATGTGGTGAGCGATGGCGAACTCAATCGCGAGAAGATGAAAATCGACATCTCGGCGCTGCTTGGCGGGGATGTGTATCAAATGCTCCGCGACCGAAGCCAACGCTCGCGCAGTCGCTTCTCAAAGGAACGCAGCTCGGACAAAGCGCTCGGTGAACGCACCAAATGCCTCACCAAACTCGCCGCCGAAGCCGACATCGACATCCCGCTCGAAGTTTTGCAAAGCCTCCCCAGTGCCGATGAGATCGCCCAGAAATCCGCCGCCGCCAATGCTAAGGCGCAAGCGGTGCTTGATGCGCGGGAGTCTGGTTAA
- a CDS encoding cysteine desulfurase — MIIFDHNATTPLSAAAREAWLEASRRFIGNPSSPHRLGARAEKALADAREALANFLGCRAMDLVWTSGATESANLVMHHFAETLGVEAEVWVSAIEHPCVLEAAKLQFDGRLKTLSVTESGVLDLEALRERLVKQRPGLIAMMAANNETGVLQPWREARELCAEYGIPFFCDAAQWIGKLPSAGLGECDFVSGCAHKFGGPMGVGFLKCPSAGAVRPQLVGGPQEEGRRAGTENVAGVLSMMAALTERETALAEDTIIEREAWRNAFVASLGDARVLGAGEGRLWNTVSALLPGDCRARWVVKLDKAGFAVSTGSACASGKEAPSHVLTAMGLAAADTDRVVRFSSGWETTADDWQDLAKGVAEVAANFSRDH; from the coding sequence ATGATTATCTTCGACCATAATGCTACTACGCCACTGAGCGCGGCCGCGCGTGAGGCGTGGCTGGAGGCGAGTAGGCGGTTTATCGGGAACCCTTCCAGCCCGCATCGGTTGGGGGCGCGGGCGGAGAAAGCGTTGGCGGATGCGCGGGAGGCGTTGGCGAATTTTTTGGGGTGTAGGGCGATGGATCTTGTTTGGACTTCGGGCGCAACGGAATCCGCCAATTTGGTGATGCATCATTTTGCGGAAACGCTGGGGGTGGAGGCTGAGGTTTGGGTTTCAGCAATTGAGCATCCGTGTGTGTTGGAGGCCGCGAAATTACAATTTGACGGCCGGTTGAAAACGCTGTCGGTGACAGAATCCGGCGTTTTGGATTTGGAAGCGTTGCGCGAACGATTGGTGAAGCAGCGGCCCGGGCTCATCGCGATGATGGCGGCGAATAATGAAACCGGCGTGCTGCAGCCATGGCGTGAAGCGCGGGAGCTTTGCGCGGAATACGGCATTCCGTTTTTTTGCGATGCGGCGCAATGGATTGGCAAATTGCCATCGGCGGGTTTGGGTGAATGCGATTTTGTGAGTGGGTGCGCGCACAAGTTCGGCGGCCCGATGGGTGTGGGTTTTTTGAAGTGCCCGTCGGCGGGTGCGGTGCGGCCGCAATTGGTCGGCGGGCCGCAGGAGGAAGGGCGGCGTGCGGGCACGGAGAATGTCGCCGGCGTGCTCTCGATGATGGCGGCGCTGACCGAGCGCGAAACTGCTTTGGCGGAGGACACGATTATTGAGAGGGAAGCTTGGCGGAATGCATTTGTGGCGAGCCTTGGCGATGCTCGGGTTTTAGGCGCGGGTGAAGGGCGTCTTTGGAACACGGTATCCGCGCTATTGCCGGGCGATTGCCGGGCGCGCTGGGTGGTGAAGCTGGACAAGGCGGGCTTTGCAGTGTCCACCGGCAGCGCCTGCGCCAGCGGCAAGGAAGCCCCGAGCCACGTGCTCACGGCGATGGGATTGGCGGCAGCGGACACCGATCGCGTGGTGCGTTTCAGTAGCGGCTGGGAAACGACGGCGGATGATTGGCAAGATTTGGCCAAAGGCGTTGCCGAAGTGGCGGCCAATTTTTCACGCGACCATTGA